A single region of the Streptomyces virginiae genome encodes:
- a CDS encoding HTTM domain-containing protein codes for MDALRRAREAAGRAAARVTGQALGPYQSAVVRIGFAATWLFFLLREFPHRAELYGPDGPWGWDLAERLIDTNHAFTVLMWSDSTLWFEIVYAVSVLASVGLLLGWRTRATSVLFMIGVLSLQNRSVFMGDGGDNVIHLMAIYLVLTRCAQVWSLDARRARTRGSATAGAAGPVLWGVLGAGFAFGAATGRFGHGWTAAFAAVWVVCGLWWLVDRYEPQGEGRAVLDVLANLLHNAGMLVIMAEVCLIYATAGWYKIQGSRWQDGTALYYPLGLDYFTPWPALSALLAGSGTLVMLLSYGTVAVQVAFPFTLFNRRIKNVLLALMMLEHAGIAVLLGLPFFSLAMIAADAVFLPTGFLVWLGVRVAVRRRRAAEPETDAAAEPVPVSVPGPR; via the coding sequence GTGGACGCTCTGAGGCGCGCCCGCGAGGCGGCGGGCCGGGCGGCCGCGCGGGTCACCGGGCAGGCCCTGGGCCCGTACCAGAGCGCCGTGGTCCGCATCGGCTTCGCCGCGACCTGGCTCTTCTTCCTGCTGCGCGAGTTCCCGCACCGCGCCGAGCTGTACGGGCCGGACGGGCCGTGGGGCTGGGACCTCGCGGAGCGCCTGATCGACACCAACCACGCCTTCACGGTGCTGATGTGGTCGGACTCGACGCTGTGGTTCGAGATCGTCTACGCGGTGTCCGTGCTGGCGAGCGTGGGCCTGCTGCTGGGCTGGCGGACGCGGGCGACCTCGGTGCTCTTCATGATCGGAGTGCTGTCGCTGCAGAACCGCAGCGTGTTCATGGGCGACGGCGGGGACAACGTCATCCACCTGATGGCGATCTACCTGGTGCTGACCCGGTGCGCGCAGGTCTGGTCGCTGGACGCGCGCCGGGCCCGTACGCGCGGCTCGGCGACGGCCGGGGCGGCCGGGCCGGTGCTGTGGGGCGTGCTCGGCGCCGGGTTCGCCTTCGGCGCGGCGACCGGCCGCTTCGGCCACGGTTGGACGGCGGCGTTCGCGGCGGTGTGGGTGGTCTGCGGGCTGTGGTGGCTGGTCGACCGGTACGAGCCGCAGGGCGAGGGGCGGGCGGTGCTGGACGTCCTCGCGAACCTGCTGCACAACGCGGGCATGCTGGTGATCATGGCGGAGGTCTGCCTGATCTACGCGACGGCGGGCTGGTACAAGATCCAGGGGTCCCGTTGGCAGGACGGGACGGCCCTGTACTACCCGCTGGGGCTGGACTACTTCACCCCGTGGCCGGCGCTGTCGGCGCTGCTGGCGGGGAGCGGGACGCTGGTGATGCTGCTGTCGTACGGCACGGTGGCGGTACAGGTGGCGTTTCCGTTCACGCTGTTCAACCGGCGGATCAAGAACGTGCTGCTGGCGTTGATGATGCTGGAGCACGCGGGGATCGCGGTGCTGCTGGGGCTGCCGTTCTTCTCCTTGGCGATGATCGCCGCGGACGCGGTGTTCCTGCCGACCGGTTTCCTGGTGTGGCTGGGGGTACGGGTCGCCGTGCGGCGGCGGCGTGCGGCGGAGCCCGAGACGGACGCCGCCGCCGAGCCGGTGCCGGTGTCGGTGCCGGGGCCGCGCTGA
- the paaA gene encoding 1,2-phenylacetyl-CoA epoxidase subunit PaaA has translation MVAVTPETGPDTALGTDRTDGTGMTADLGAQLAAAFDAAVAADERVEPRDWMPDEYRASLVRQMAQHAHSEIIGMQPEANWITRAPSLRRKAILMAKVQDEAGHGLYLYSAAETLGTSRDELLDKLHSGKQKYSSIFNYPTLTWADVGAIGWLVDGAAITNQVPICRCSYGPYARAMVRICKEESFHQRQGYELLLALSRGTEAQHAMAQDAVDRWWWPSLMMFGPPDDESAHSAQSMAWRIKRHSNDELRQRFVDIAVPQAESLGLTLPDPDLKWNEERGHHDFGAIDWAEFWDVLKGNGPCNEQRIGQRRKAHEDGAWVRDAAAAYARKQTAQQVAQQVAQQAAKHAGQNEEARV, from the coding sequence ATGGTGGCAGTGACCCCGGAGACGGGGCCGGACACGGCTCTCGGGACAGACAGGACGGACGGGACAGGCATGACTGCTGACCTGGGCGCACAGCTCGCGGCGGCATTCGACGCGGCCGTGGCGGCCGACGAGCGGGTGGAGCCGCGCGACTGGATGCCGGACGAGTACCGCGCCTCCTTGGTGCGCCAGATGGCGCAGCACGCCCATTCCGAGATCATCGGCATGCAGCCCGAGGCGAACTGGATCACCCGCGCGCCCTCGCTGCGCCGCAAGGCGATCCTGATGGCCAAGGTCCAGGACGAGGCCGGCCACGGGCTGTACCTCTACAGCGCGGCCGAGACCCTCGGCACCAGCCGCGACGAGCTGCTCGACAAGCTCCACTCGGGCAAGCAGAAGTACTCCTCGATCTTCAACTACCCCACCCTGACCTGGGCGGACGTCGGCGCCATCGGCTGGCTCGTGGACGGCGCGGCGATCACCAACCAGGTGCCGATCTGCCGCTGCTCCTACGGGCCCTACGCCCGCGCCATGGTCCGGATCTGCAAGGAGGAGTCCTTCCACCAGCGCCAGGGGTACGAGCTGCTCCTCGCCCTCTCCCGCGGCACCGAGGCCCAGCACGCGATGGCCCAGGACGCGGTGGACCGGTGGTGGTGGCCGTCGCTGATGATGTTCGGCCCGCCGGACGACGAGTCGGCGCACTCGGCCCAGTCCATGGCCTGGCGCATCAAGCGGCACTCGAACGACGAACTGCGCCAGCGGTTCGTGGACATCGCCGTCCCGCAGGCCGAGTCCCTCGGTCTGACCCTGCCCGACCCGGACCTGAAGTGGAACGAGGAGCGCGGACACCACGACTTCGGCGCCATCGACTGGGCCGAGTTCTGGGACGTCCTCAAGGGCAACGGCCCCTGCAACGAGCAGCGGATCGGCCAGCGGCGCAAGGCCCACGAGGACGGCGCCTGGGTGCGCGACGCGGCCGCCGCGTACGCGCGCAAGCAGACGGCACAGCAGGTGGCACAGCAGGTGGCACAGCAAGCGGCGAAGCACGCCGGACAGAACGAGGAGGCACGGGTATGA
- a CDS encoding TrmH family RNA methyltransferase: MDDTVREWREAEQAGDLVLLDGFHALKHALRFGADVRMVIAEDPAAVRALARELAPDVEAAVVRLTRRADLKGVLTRVHPTGVAALAVRPDRAAGIAGLGRLPRPAPVVVLDNPRNLGNVGAVVRLAAGFGATGVVTRGDLDPWHPNVVRAGAGLHYATTVERLALDELPPGPLYALDPEGADIRALTLPDDALLAFGSERHGISPELRARADHLVSLPMRPQVSSYNLATSVAMTLFHWGGPPAHEQGGEDS, from the coding sequence ATGGACGACACGGTGCGGGAATGGCGGGAGGCCGAGCAGGCGGGGGATCTCGTGCTGCTGGACGGGTTCCACGCGCTGAAGCACGCCCTGCGGTTCGGGGCCGACGTACGGATGGTCATCGCCGAGGACCCCGCCGCGGTACGGGCGCTGGCCCGTGAGCTGGCTCCGGACGTCGAGGCCGCCGTGGTGCGCCTCACGCGGCGGGCCGACCTCAAGGGGGTGCTGACCCGTGTGCACCCCACCGGGGTCGCGGCCCTCGCGGTCCGCCCCGACCGGGCCGCCGGCATCGCCGGGCTGGGGCGGCTGCCCCGGCCGGCCCCCGTCGTCGTCCTCGACAACCCCCGCAATCTCGGCAACGTCGGCGCCGTCGTCCGGCTCGCCGCCGGCTTCGGCGCCACCGGTGTGGTGACCCGCGGCGACCTCGACCCCTGGCACCCGAACGTGGTCCGGGCCGGGGCCGGGCTGCACTACGCCACCACCGTCGAGCGCCTCGCCCTGGACGAACTGCCCCCCGGGCCGCTCTACGCGCTCGACCCCGAGGGCGCGGACATCCGCGCCCTCACCCTCCCGGACGACGCCCTGCTCGCCTTCGGCTCGGAGCGCCACGGCATCTCACCGGAGCTGCGCGCCCGGGCGGACCACCTCGTCTCCCTGCCGATGCGTCCCCAGGTCTCCAGCTACAACCTCGCCACCAGTGTGGCCATGACCCTCTTCCACTGGGGCGGGCCCCCGGCCCACGAACAGGGCGGCGAGGACTCCTAG
- the paaN gene encoding phenylacetic acid degradation protein PaaN has translation MAAELTVPQLSAKHRPTLDQALSAIRSRAYWSPHPEHPKAYGETAPADGLAAFEAVRGTRLDLGQPGTDGWTGAEVSPFGPELGVEYPHVDPDVLLPAMKAGMGAWRDAGPEARALVCIEILARISARTHEFAHAVMHTSGQAFMMAFQAGGPHAQDRGLEAVAYAYEEQTRVPGQADWSKPQGKKDPLELGKTFTAVPRGVALMIGCNTFPTWNGYPGLFASLATGNAVLVKPHPRAVLPLALTVQVAREVLAEAGFDPNLVALAVERPGEGIAKTLAVRPEIKLIDYTGSTEFGDWLETHARQAQVYTEKAGVNTVVLDSTDNYKGMLSNLAFSLSLYSGQMCTTPQNLLIPRDGIATDAGHKSYDEVVADLAASVGGLLGDDARANALLGALVNPDVKSRLEAAAALGEVALASREVANPEFPDAVVRTPVMVKLDAAKPDPEAPYLSECFGPVSFAVAVDTTADALDLLRRTVREKGAMTVGAYTTSADTERAIEEVCLEESAQLSLNLTGGVFVNQTAAFSDFHGSGGNPAANAALCDGAFVANRFRVVEVRRQA, from the coding sequence ATGGCCGCCGAGCTCACCGTCCCCCAGCTGTCCGCCAAGCACCGGCCCACCCTGGACCAGGCCCTGTCGGCGATCCGCAGCCGTGCCTACTGGTCCCCGCACCCCGAACATCCCAAGGCGTACGGCGAGACCGCGCCCGCCGACGGGCTCGCCGCCTTCGAGGCCGTCCGCGGCACGCGGCTGGACCTGGGCCAGCCCGGCACCGACGGCTGGACGGGCGCCGAGGTGTCCCCGTTCGGTCCGGAGCTGGGTGTCGAGTACCCGCATGTGGACCCGGACGTGCTGCTGCCCGCGATGAAGGCCGGCATGGGTGCCTGGCGCGACGCGGGACCCGAGGCGCGCGCCCTGGTCTGCATCGAGATCCTGGCCCGCATCTCCGCCCGGACCCACGAGTTCGCGCACGCGGTCATGCACACCAGCGGCCAGGCCTTCATGATGGCGTTCCAGGCGGGCGGCCCGCACGCGCAGGACCGCGGCCTGGAGGCCGTGGCCTACGCCTACGAGGAGCAGACCCGCGTCCCGGGTCAGGCCGACTGGTCGAAGCCGCAGGGCAAGAAGGACCCCCTGGAGCTCGGCAAGACCTTCACGGCCGTTCCGCGTGGTGTCGCCCTCATGATCGGCTGCAACACCTTCCCGACCTGGAACGGCTACCCGGGCCTCTTCGCCTCCCTCGCCACCGGCAACGCGGTGCTGGTCAAGCCGCACCCGCGGGCCGTGCTGCCGCTCGCGCTGACCGTCCAGGTCGCGCGGGAGGTCCTCGCCGAGGCGGGCTTCGACCCGAATCTGGTGGCGCTCGCGGTCGAGCGCCCGGGCGAGGGCATCGCCAAGACCCTCGCGGTCCGCCCCGAGATCAAGCTGATCGACTACACCGGTTCCACGGAGTTCGGGGACTGGCTGGAGACCCACGCCCGCCAGGCGCAGGTCTACACGGAGAAGGCCGGCGTCAACACCGTCGTCCTGGACTCCACCGACAACTACAAGGGCATGCTGTCCAACCTGGCGTTCTCGCTGTCCCTGTACAGCGGCCAGATGTGCACCACCCCGCAGAACCTGCTGATCCCGCGCGACGGCATCGCGACGGACGCCGGCCACAAGAGCTACGACGAGGTCGTCGCCGACCTCGCCGCCTCGGTCGGCGGCCTGCTGGGCGACGACGCCCGGGCCAACGCGCTGCTCGGCGCGCTGGTGAACCCGGACGTCAAGTCCCGGCTGGAGGCCGCGGCCGCGCTGGGCGAGGTCGCGCTGGCCTCCCGGGAGGTCGCGAACCCCGAGTTCCCGGACGCGGTGGTCCGTACCCCCGTCATGGTCAAGCTGGACGCGGCCAAGCCGGACCCGGAGGCGCCGTACCTCTCCGAGTGCTTCGGCCCGGTCTCCTTCGCGGTGGCCGTGGACACCACCGCGGACGCCCTCGACCTGCTGCGCCGTACGGTGCGGGAGAAGGGCGCCATGACGGTGGGCGCGTACACCACGTCGGCGGACACCGAGCGGGCCATCGAGGAGGTCTGCCTGGAGGAGTCCGCGCAGCTCTCCCTGAACCTGACCGGCGGGGTGTTCGTGAACCAGACCGCCGCGTTCTCGGACTTCCACGGCTCCGGCGGCAACCCGGCGGCCAACGCGGCCCTGTGCGACGGCGCCTTCGTCGCGAACCGCTTCCGGGTGGTGGAGGTCCGCCGCCAGGCGTAA
- the paaD gene encoding 1,2-phenylacetyl-CoA epoxidase subunit PaaD: MVTTDAGTTRLEAELAALAGSVPDPELPVLTLGELGVVRGVRMHEDGRAEVTLTPTYTGCPAIEAMSADIERALTGHGIPEVTVTTVLAPAWSTDDISAEGRRKLAEFGIAPPRPHAAGGPVPVTLSVRCPHCGSTDTELLSRFSSTACKALRRCTACREPFDHFKEL; the protein is encoded by the coding sequence ATGGTGACCACCGACGCCGGAACGACCCGCCTGGAGGCGGAACTGGCCGCGCTGGCCGGCTCCGTCCCGGACCCGGAGCTGCCCGTGCTCACCCTCGGCGAACTCGGCGTGGTGCGCGGGGTGCGGATGCACGAGGACGGCCGGGCCGAGGTCACCCTCACGCCCACCTACACCGGCTGCCCGGCCATCGAGGCCATGTCCGCCGACATCGAGCGGGCGCTGACCGGCCACGGCATCCCCGAGGTGACGGTGACGACCGTGCTGGCCCCCGCCTGGTCGACCGACGACATCAGCGCCGAGGGCCGGCGCAAGCTCGCCGAGTTCGGCATCGCCCCGCCCCGGCCGCACGCGGCCGGCGGGCCGGTCCCGGTGACCCTGTCGGTCCGCTGCCCCCACTGCGGATCGACCGACACCGAGCTGCTCAGCCGCTTCTCCTCCACCGCGTGCAAGGCGCTGCGTCGCTGCACCGCCTGCCGCGAACCGTTCGACCACTTCAAGGAGCTCTAG
- a CDS encoding DUF5819 family protein, with translation MDSNEHEPAERAAPSPPRAPGIAGLSTPYRVVTALALGVVAVAAGTHLAFVFLHVAPTNTVSRQHAKTIDSWIYPEFEQNWKLFAPNPLQQNIAVEARADVRGEDGELVTTPWRDLSAEDGEAIRHSLLPSHTRQNELRRAWDFFTGSHDEDNKPNGERGQLSEEYLRRIAVNRLAPRLREGTILRIQLRSATRAVPAPKWSAETTDTQTYYRELPWWTL, from the coding sequence ATGGATTCGAACGAGCACGAGCCCGCCGAAAGGGCCGCTCCGTCACCCCCGCGGGCGCCCGGAATAGCCGGTCTTTCCACCCCGTACCGGGTCGTGACCGCCCTGGCCCTGGGGGTGGTCGCGGTGGCCGCCGGCACGCACCTCGCCTTCGTCTTCCTGCACGTGGCGCCGACCAACACGGTCAGCCGGCAGCACGCGAAGACGATCGACAGCTGGATCTATCCGGAGTTCGAACAGAACTGGAAGCTGTTCGCCCCCAACCCGCTGCAGCAGAACATCGCGGTCGAGGCGCGCGCGGACGTCAGGGGCGAGGACGGCGAGCTGGTCACCACCCCCTGGCGCGACCTGAGCGCCGAGGACGGCGAGGCCATCCGGCACAGCCTGCTGCCGAGCCACACCCGACAGAACGAGCTCCGCCGCGCCTGGGACTTCTTCACCGGCTCCCACGACGAGGACAACAAGCCGAACGGCGAGCGTGGGCAGCTGTCCGAGGAGTACCTCCGGCGCATCGCGGTGAACCGGCTCGCCCCAAGGCTGCGGGAAGGAACCATCCTGCGGATCCAGCTGCGCTCGGCGACCAGGGCGGTGCCGGCGCCGAAGTGGAGCGCCGAGACCACCGACACCCAGACCTATTACCGGGAGCTGCCGTGGTGGACGCTCTGA
- a CDS encoding 3-hydroxyacyl-CoA dehydrogenase: MTAIERSRTVAVVGAGTMGQGIAQVALLAGHRVLIYDINAALAADGVGFVQDRVERMAAKGRLDRAEAEEAIGRIAAAGDLTDLAEAALVIEAVVENVTVKQTLFAALEEVVAPDALLATNTSSLSVTELGASLAHPGRFLGLHFFNPAPLLPLVEVVSGFATDPAAAELAYRTVLDWGKTPVRCADTPGFIVNRIARPFYAEAFAVYEEQGADPATIDAVLRESGGFKMGPFQLTDLIGQDVNEAVTRSVWESFFRSPKFTPSLAQRRLVQSGRLGRKSGHGWYPYGPDAEPALPHTAAPEEAPAKVTVVGDLGPAADLVDLLEEAGIAVVATEQGGPYIQLPGEGQLVLADGKTSVEFADVVYFDLALDYRGATRIALSASADTGERTLAEAIGLFQKLGKQVSVIGDVPGMIVARTVAMLIDLTADAVARGAASAEDIDTAMRLGVNYPVGPTEWHDRLGQDWAYDLLHNLDERVPGGRYAPSLALFKLGYEDGDEAGDDGDQADQGDTGDTGENE; this comes from the coding sequence ATGACAGCAATCGAGCGGTCCCGCACTGTGGCGGTCGTCGGCGCCGGCACCATGGGACAGGGCATCGCCCAGGTCGCCCTTCTCGCAGGTCACCGCGTGCTGATCTACGACATCAACGCCGCGCTCGCCGCCGACGGCGTCGGTTTCGTCCAGGACCGGGTCGAGCGGATGGCCGCCAAGGGCCGGCTGGACCGCGCCGAGGCGGAGGAAGCGATCGGCCGGATCGCCGCGGCCGGCGACCTCACGGACCTCGCCGAGGCCGCCCTCGTCATCGAGGCGGTGGTCGAGAACGTCACCGTGAAGCAGACGCTCTTCGCCGCCCTCGAAGAGGTGGTCGCGCCGGACGCGCTGCTGGCGACCAACACCTCCTCCCTCTCCGTCACCGAGCTCGGCGCCTCTCTCGCGCACCCCGGCCGCTTCCTCGGCCTGCACTTCTTCAACCCGGCCCCGCTGCTCCCGCTCGTCGAGGTGGTCAGCGGTTTCGCGACCGACCCGGCCGCCGCCGAGCTCGCGTACCGCACCGTCCTCGACTGGGGGAAGACGCCGGTCCGCTGCGCCGACACCCCCGGGTTCATCGTCAACCGGATCGCCCGCCCCTTCTACGCCGAGGCCTTCGCGGTGTACGAGGAGCAGGGCGCCGACCCGGCCACCATCGACGCCGTGCTCCGCGAGAGCGGCGGCTTCAAGATGGGCCCCTTCCAGCTGACCGACCTGATCGGCCAGGACGTCAACGAGGCCGTGACCCGCTCGGTGTGGGAGTCCTTCTTCCGCAGCCCGAAGTTCACCCCCTCCTTGGCCCAGCGCCGCCTCGTCCAGTCGGGCCGCCTCGGCCGCAAGAGCGGGCACGGCTGGTACCCGTACGGTCCGGACGCCGAGCCCGCGCTGCCGCACACCGCCGCGCCCGAGGAGGCCCCGGCGAAGGTCACCGTCGTCGGTGACCTCGGGCCCGCCGCCGACCTGGTGGACCTGCTGGAGGAGGCCGGGATCGCGGTCGTGGCCACCGAGCAGGGCGGCCCGTACATCCAGCTGCCCGGCGAGGGCCAGCTGGTCCTCGCGGACGGCAAGACCTCCGTGGAGTTCGCGGACGTCGTCTACTTCGACCTCGCGCTGGACTACCGCGGCGCCACCCGCATCGCGCTCTCCGCGAGCGCGGACACCGGTGAGCGGACCCTCGCCGAGGCGATCGGCCTCTTCCAGAAGCTGGGCAAGCAGGTCTCCGTGATCGGCGACGTCCCCGGCATGATCGTCGCACGGACCGTCGCCATGCTGATCGACCTCACGGCCGACGCCGTCGCCCGTGGCGCGGCCTCCGCCGAGGACATCGACACGGCGATGCGGCTCGGCGTCAACTACCCGGTGGGGCCGACCGAATGGCACGACCGGCTCGGCCAGGACTGGGCCTACGACCTGCTGCACAACCTCGACGAACGCGTCCCCGGCGGCCGCTACGCGCCCTCCCTCGCCCTGTTCAAACTGGGCTACGAGGACGGCGACGAAGCCGGCGACGACGGCGACCAGGCCGACCAGGGCGACACGGGCGACACGGGGGAGAACGAATGA
- the paaB gene encoding 1,2-phenylacetyl-CoA epoxidase subunit PaaB, with the protein MTQNWPLWEVFVRSRRGLSHTHAGSLHAPDAEMALRNARDLYTRRGEGISIWVVPSTEITASSPDERDPFFAPSADKPYRHPTFYDIPEGVSHL; encoded by the coding sequence ATGACGCAGAACTGGCCCCTGTGGGAGGTCTTCGTGCGTTCGCGCCGCGGCCTCTCGCACACGCACGCGGGCAGCCTGCACGCCCCCGACGCGGAGATGGCCCTGCGCAACGCCCGCGATCTCTACACCCGGCGTGGCGAGGGCATCTCGATCTGGGTGGTGCCCTCCACCGAGATCACCGCCTCCTCTCCCGACGAGCGGGACCCCTTCTTCGCGCCGTCCGCCGACAAGCCGTACCGGCACCCCACCTTCTACGACATCCCGGAGGGTGTGAGCCACCTGTGA
- the paaE gene encoding 1,2-phenylacetyl-CoA epoxidase subunit PaaE, translating into MAAPRHGAFHPLTVAAVDRLTDDSVALTLRVPEELREDYRHAPGQHLTLRRTAAEGGAEVRRTYSICSPAPSAAGPGPERLRVGVRLVEGGEFSTFAHKEIAAGDVLEVMVPAGRFVLEPTAAPASGHYAAIVGGSGITPVLSIAASLLAARPDARFCLVRSDRTAASTMFLEEVADLKDRYPSRFQLVTVLSREEQESGLPSGRLDEERLASLLPALLPVTEVTGWFLCGPYGLVQGAERALGALGVARTRVHEEIFHVEDTAPTARPAGSAAPAHGRVTARLDGRSGTWPVQDGESLLDAVLRNRADAPYACKGGVCGTCRAFVVSGEVRMERNFALEAEETEAGFVLACQSHPVTEEVEIDFDR; encoded by the coding sequence ATGGCCGCCCCCCGCCACGGCGCGTTCCACCCGCTGACGGTGGCGGCTGTCGACCGGCTCACCGACGACTCGGTGGCACTGACACTCCGGGTTCCCGAGGAACTGCGCGAGGACTACCGGCACGCCCCGGGCCAGCACCTGACGCTGCGCCGCACCGCCGCCGAGGGCGGCGCCGAGGTCCGCCGCACCTACTCGATCTGCTCCCCGGCACCGTCCGCGGCCGGCCCGGGCCCGGAGCGGCTGCGGGTCGGGGTGCGGTTGGTGGAGGGCGGCGAGTTCTCCACCTTCGCCCACAAGGAGATCGCCGCCGGGGACGTGCTGGAGGTCATGGTCCCGGCCGGGCGCTTCGTACTGGAGCCCACCGCCGCGCCGGCCTCGGGGCACTACGCGGCGATCGTCGGCGGCAGCGGCATCACGCCGGTGCTCTCGATCGCGGCGAGCCTGCTGGCCGCCCGACCCGACGCCCGGTTCTGCCTCGTGCGCAGCGACCGTACGGCGGCCTCGACGATGTTCCTGGAGGAGGTCGCCGACCTCAAGGACCGTTATCCGTCACGGTTCCAGCTGGTGACGGTCCTCTCCCGCGAGGAGCAGGAGTCCGGGCTGCCCTCCGGGCGGCTGGACGAGGAGCGGCTGGCGTCCCTGCTGCCGGCGCTGCTGCCGGTGACGGAGGTGACGGGCTGGTTCCTGTGCGGCCCGTACGGTCTGGTGCAGGGCGCGGAGCGGGCCTTGGGCGCGCTCGGCGTCGCGCGGACCCGGGTGCACGAGGAGATCTTCCACGTCGAGGACACCGCACCGACGGCCCGCCCGGCCGGTTCCGCGGCCCCCGCGCACGGACGGGTCACCGCACGGCTCGACGGCCGCTCGGGCACCTGGCCGGTCCAGGACGGCGAGTCCCTGCTGGACGCGGTGCTCCGCAATCGCGCGGACGCCCCGTACGCCTGCAAGGGCGGCGTCTGCGGCACCTGTCGGGCGTTCGTGGTCTCGGGCGAGGTCCGGATGGAGCGGAACTTCGCGCTGGAGGCCGAGGAGACGGAGGCCGGATTCGTCCTGGCCTGTCAGTCGCACCCGGTCACCGAGGAAGTGGAGATCGACTTCGACCGCTGA
- the paaC gene encoding 1,2-phenylacetyl-CoA epoxidase subunit PaaC, which yields MTSTDTTRLTGATAAAALALGDDALILSHRLGEWAGHAPVLEEEVALANIALDLLGQARILLSLVGDEDELAYLREERSFRNLQLVEQPNGDFAHTIARQLYFSFYQHEVYGELARGDGPFAPLAAKAVKETAYHRDHAEQWTLRLGDGTEESRSRMRAALDALWKFTGEMFQPVDGLEGLDLTAVEERWLAALTGVLGQAGLDLPQGPRTGAWAAGAGRQGLHTESFGRMLAEMQHLHRSHPGASW from the coding sequence GTGACCAGCACCGACACCACGCGCCTCACCGGTGCCACCGCGGCGGCGGCGCTCGCGCTCGGCGACGACGCGCTGATCCTCTCCCACCGCCTCGGCGAATGGGCCGGACACGCCCCCGTCCTGGAGGAGGAGGTCGCCCTCGCCAACATCGCCCTCGACCTCCTCGGCCAGGCCCGGATCCTGCTGTCCCTGGTCGGCGACGAGGACGAGCTGGCGTACCTGCGCGAGGAGCGGTCCTTCCGCAACCTCCAGCTGGTCGAGCAGCCGAACGGCGACTTCGCCCACACCATCGCCCGCCAGCTCTACTTCTCCTTCTACCAGCACGAGGTCTACGGGGAGCTCGCCCGCGGGGACGGCCCGTTCGCGCCGCTGGCGGCCAAGGCCGTCAAGGAGACCGCGTACCACCGTGACCACGCCGAGCAGTGGACCCTGCGGCTCGGGGACGGCACCGAGGAGAGCCGCAGCCGTATGCGGGCCGCCCTCGACGCGCTGTGGAAGTTCACCGGCGAGATGTTCCAGCCGGTGGACGGCCTCGAAGGCCTGGACCTGACCGCCGTGGAGGAGCGCTGGCTGGCCGCGCTGACCGGCGTACTGGGGCAGGCCGGCCTCGACCTGCCCCAGGGGCCGCGCACCGGCGCCTGGGCGGCGGGCGCCGGACGGCAGGGCCTGCACACCGAGTCCTTCGGCCGGATGCTCGCCGAGATGCAGCACCTGCACCGCAGCCACCCGGGGGCCTCATGGTGA
- a CDS encoding MerR family transcriptional regulator: protein MRIGELSRRTGVPVPTIKYYVREGLLPPGELSSPNQASYDDGHERRLRLIRALLEVGGLSVAAIGDVLVAIDDKEQPVHKLLGAAAQRLVPEYGDGGGHDDAEAVLARDRVARLIEARGWHIQPGNKAADALAAALASLARVGHGSFAELLDDYADAAERVARVDLEYTARRADREGLVEAVVVGTVVGDAVFAALRRMAQVDASSRLFAEERRE, encoded by the coding sequence ATGCGCATCGGAGAGTTGAGCCGCCGAACCGGGGTACCGGTACCGACGATCAAGTACTACGTCCGGGAGGGTCTGCTTCCGCCGGGCGAGCTGAGCAGCCCCAATCAAGCCAGCTACGACGACGGGCACGAGCGGCGGCTGCGGCTGATCCGCGCCCTGCTGGAGGTCGGCGGGCTGTCGGTGGCGGCCATCGGGGACGTCCTCGTGGCCATCGACGACAAGGAGCAGCCGGTGCACAAGCTGCTCGGCGCCGCGGCGCAGCGGCTGGTGCCCGAGTACGGCGACGGCGGGGGCCACGACGACGCCGAGGCGGTACTGGCCCGGGACCGGGTGGCGCGGCTGATCGAGGCGCGCGGCTGGCACATCCAGCCCGGGAACAAGGCGGCCGACGCGCTTGCGGCCGCCCTCGCCTCACTCGCGCGGGTGGGCCACGGCTCCTTCGCCGAACTGCTCGACGACTACGCCGACGCGGCTGAGCGGGTGGCCCGGGTGGACCTGGAGTACACGGCCCGCCGGGCGGACCGCGAGGGCCTGGTCGAGGCGGTGGTCGTGGGCACGGTGGTGGGCGACGCGGTGTTCGCGGCCCTGCGCAGGATGGCCCAGGTGGACGCTTCCTCCCGCCTCTTCGCCGAGGAGCGGCGGGAGTAG